From the genome of Vicinamibacterales bacterium:
TGACCGCGGCGAGTGCGGCGCGTGCACGGTGCTCGTGGACGACGTCCCGCGCTACTCCTGCTCGGTGCTGACCCATTCGGTCCGCACCAGGAACATCCAGACCATCGAGGGCCTGGCCGATCCCGACGGCACGCTGCACCCCATGCAGGCCGGGGTCGTCCAGGAGCAGGGCTTCCAGTGTGCGTTCTGCATGTCGGGCTTCATCATGTCGGCGGTCGGGTACTTGAAGAAGAACCCGAATCCGTCGCGCGAGGAGCTCGCGCACGGCGTGTCCGGCAACCTCTGCCGGTGCCAGGACTACGACAAGATCCTCACGGCGCTCCATCGCGGCGCCGAGCTCACGAGGGGGGTGGCCCGTGGCTGACAAGCTGGTCGGTCAGAACTACACGACACCCGATCTTCTCGCGAAGGTCATGGGGCGCTCCAAGTACGCCGAGGACTTCCGCGTCGAGGGCATGCTCTTCGCGAAGCTGCTGCTCAGCCCCCTGCCGCACGCGCGCGTGCGCAGCGTGAACACGAGCCGCGCCGAGGCCATCCCCGGAGTCCGCGCCATCCTGCGCGCGTCCGAGCTGCCGGATCCGGCCGACATCGTCACGGACCTGGGAGAGACGATCAAGGCGAACCCGATGGGCGAGAAAGCCCTCTCCGACGAGCCCGTCTACGCGGGCGAGCCGGTGCTGGCCGTGGCGGCCGTGGACGAGGAGACGGCGGCCGCCGCCATCGAAGCCATCGAGATCGACTGGGAGCCGCTGCCCTTCGTGGTGGACCCGCTCGAGAGCCTGCGCCCGAACGGCGCCAACCCGCGCGCCGAGGGCAACACGTGGGGCCGGCCGCAGGCCGAGCCCGGCACGCCGCCCGGTCCGCTCACCGTGATGCCGATGAAGTGGACGGCCGACGACTTCGCCGAGTTCGACCAGGGCAAGATGCCGATGGGCGAACCGCAGCAGGAGTGGTCGTACGGCGACGTCGAGGCCGGCTTCACGAACGCCGCGCTGGTGCTCGACGAGACCTTCTCGATGGCCAACAACCCGCACCACGTGCTCG
Proteins encoded in this window:
- a CDS encoding (2Fe-2S)-binding protein, whose protein sequence is MLHEDAPATGSAPANVTRRNFIKGVIAGGVAVSSAAYLFRSSPLLSGQAARAGGVERLLTLTVNGQARRVDVAPQETLAHTLRYKLGLTGTKIGCDRGECGACTVLVDDVPRYSCSVLTHSVRTRNIQTIEGLADPDGTLHPMQAGVVQEQGFQCAFCMSGFIMSAVGYLKKNPNPSREELAHGVSGNLCRCQDYDKILTALHRGAELTRGVARG